In a genomic window of Bordetella petrii:
- a CDS encoding OsmC family protein, translating to MTIRVRQNAPGTLQFTATAEGHELPLDMPRPQGQGPDPHDYFDTSLGGCKAMTVMLYAQRKEIPLESVDVDVVRDAGEERKGIYRLTAKLTLHGPLSDAQIDELFSVAEKCPVHKLMTAVDVQVSTLVVRPA from the coding sequence ATGACCATTCGCGTACGCCAGAACGCCCCTGGAACCCTGCAGTTCACCGCCACGGCCGAAGGCCACGAGTTGCCGCTGGACATGCCGCGGCCGCAAGGGCAGGGCCCCGACCCGCACGATTATTTCGATACTTCGCTGGGCGGCTGCAAGGCCATGACGGTCATGCTGTACGCGCAGCGCAAGGAAATTCCGCTGGAATCGGTGGATGTGGACGTGGTGCGCGACGCCGGCGAAGAGCGCAAGGGCATTTACCGCCTGACGGCCAAACTGACGCTGCACGGGCCGCTAAGCGACGCGCAGATCGACGAGCTTTTTTCGGTGGCCGAGAAGTGCCCGGTGCACAAGCTGATGACCGCGGTCGACGTGCAGGTGTCGACCCTGGTGGTGCGGCCGGCATAG
- the fabI gene encoding enoyl-ACP reductase FabI: MGFLAGKRILVTGVLSNRSIAYGIAQACHQQGAELAFTYVGDRFKDRVGEFAAEFGSDIVLPCDVAEDSQIDAAFASLRERWDGLDGLVHSIGFAPREAIAGNFLDGLSRENFRIAHDISAYSFPAMAKAALPLMQGRKASVLTLTYLGAERVVPNYNTMGLAKASLEASVRYLASALGPRGIRANGISAGPIKTLAASGIKDFSAILKFVESHAPLRRNVTIEEVGNVAAFLLSDLAAGITGEITHVDAGFSTVTAGMED, encoded by the coding sequence ATGGGTTTTCTCGCCGGCAAGCGCATCCTGGTCACCGGGGTGCTTTCCAACCGATCCATTGCCTATGGCATTGCGCAAGCCTGCCACCAGCAGGGCGCCGAACTGGCTTTCACCTATGTGGGCGATCGCTTCAAAGACCGCGTCGGCGAGTTCGCCGCCGAATTCGGCAGCGATATCGTGCTGCCCTGTGACGTTGCCGAAGACAGCCAGATAGACGCCGCGTTCGCCAGCCTGCGCGAGCGCTGGGACGGCCTCGACGGCCTGGTGCATTCCATTGGCTTCGCGCCGCGCGAAGCCATCGCCGGCAATTTCCTCGACGGCCTGTCGCGCGAGAACTTCCGCATTGCCCATGACATCTCGGCCTACAGCTTCCCGGCCATGGCCAAAGCCGCCCTGCCCCTGATGCAAGGCCGCAAGGCCTCGGTGCTGACCCTGACCTACCTGGGCGCCGAACGCGTGGTGCCCAACTACAACACCATGGGCCTGGCCAAGGCCTCGCTGGAAGCCAGCGTGCGCTACCTGGCCTCGGCGCTGGGTCCGCGCGGCATCCGCGCCAACGGCATCTCGGCCGGCCCCATCAAGACGCTGGCCGCCAGCGGCATCAAAGACTTCTCGGCGATCCTGAAATTCGTCGAAAGCCATGCCCCGCTGCGCCGCAACGTCACCATCGAAGAAGTCGGCAACGTGGCGGCATTCCTGCTGTCCGACCTGGCCGCCGGCATTACCGGCGAAATCACCCACGTCGACGCGGGCTTTTCCACCGTTACCGCCGGCATGGAAGACTGA